ACGCTCCTCTTTCGCGCTTGGGCTTGCGGCACTCCCCTGCCACGTGGCCCAAAGAGTTGCAGTTGTAGCAGCGAATGGGTGTTGGCGAGGCTCCAGTGTTTGCCCCTTCAGTTGAACCGTACTTCTTTGGCAGCATGATCTTCTCGAACGCCTTGAGTAGTTGATATGGAGCGCCAAAGCACTGCATGTGGGCTTGCCTACGCAGGCCTACATCTGGGATACCTTCGATGACTCCGTCAATAAACTCCTCGTCGTCAATGACTATGCGGGATGCCAGCGACACTTTGGCGTTGAAGTACATCGAGAACTCCTCGCCACGTGCCCATGAACGGGACTCGAACTTGCGACGGAGCAACAGTTTGCTTTCCTTGGGATGGAAAGTGTCTTCCATGACGTTCAACAATTGATCGATTGGCAGCGACATGTGCTCCGGACTCGAATGCAGCCACACCAATGCTTTGTCCTTAAGCTTCGACATTAGCAGCATTAGTAGCTTCTCATCCTTCAGTTTGTTCACTTTTGCGACGGCCTTAAACTGCGCGATCCAAGTTGTGACGTCATCGTTGTTTCCAGAAATGTTGCCATGATATGTTGGCAACATGTCTTTGGCGGCATTTAGCAACATGACGCCAGCGTCATTGTTGGCGGCTGGTGttgtgttctctcctctcccttccttctccctctcgctctgcagcttcagcagctcgaTTTGCAGTTTTAACATTTCAACCTCTGCTCGATATTCgccttggttgttgttgtgcccaGGCGCTTGCGGTGCTTTTTCGTTCTTCTCTTTGCGTTCGCTCTTCGTCGAGTCTTGATCTGCGGCTGCCTCATCTTCCCTCTCGTTCTCGCATGTTTCGGCTGCCGGTGGTCCCTGTCCCCGCAGCTCTACTGGTATTTCGTTAAGTCTCGCTGCCATGGCAGctttgcttccaccttttggTAGATTGAGGGACTCCAGCCATTCGCGCAGCTGGGCGGCCGAGAACTCCTCCGTGCCGACTAAGTTcgacatgtttttttttcagcgATGGCGTCTTCGACGGacgagaaaataaaaattttcgCTATTTTTCACTGGCGGCGATTGATCGTATCCCACTTCTGAAAttgtaggccgtctaacccgggaatt
The sequence above is a segment of the Drosophila pseudoobscura strain MV-25-SWS-2005 chromosome X, UCI_Dpse_MV25, whole genome shotgun sequence genome. Coding sequences within it:
- the LOC117184880 gene encoding uncharacterized protein, whose amino-acid sequence is MSNLVGTEEFSAAQLREWLESLNLPKGGSKAAMAARLNEIPVELRGQGPPAAETCENEREDEAAADQDSTKSERKEKNEKAPQAPGHNNNQGEYRAEVEMLKLQIELLKLQSEREKEGRGENTTPAANNDAGVMLLNAAKDMLPTYHGNISGNNDDVTTWIAQFKAVAKVNKLKDEKLLMLLMSKLKDKALVWLHSSPEHMSLPIDQLLNVMEDTFHPKESKLLLRRKFESRSWARGEEFSMYFNAKVSLASRIVIDDEEFIDGVIEGIPDVGLRRQAHMQCFGAPYQLLKAFEKIMLPKKYGSTEGANTGASPTPIRCYNCNSLGHVAGECRKPKRERGACYGCGSMSHQVSHCDEKKYKIASSTQGAQ